Below is a genomic region from Syngnathoides biaculeatus isolate LvHL_M chromosome 5, ASM1980259v1, whole genome shotgun sequence.
CAGAAAAGGGCCGGTCAGAATCAATAATGCACCGCATGGCTGATGTCCACAACCTTTTCTGGATATCGCCGAAGCGCTGCTGTCAGGGTTTCGCTTTACACGATGAGGATTTTTGGGGTCCTGATCGATGATGGTCGACTTTTAAATACCAATGACAAAAATCTAATTCTCATTGATGTTTCTATTTCCTATTTAGAATTGTGCACTGTATACTGAATACCTTCAAAAAGTAGTACTCTCAGCATtttatacaaaatgtaaaacatcaaTGACCTCTACAGGGCATTCAAGGATTAGCTACAGGCATCAATTTCAAGTTTGGTCAGGTCAAAgcaacagaaataatgggtgtcAACTTCCTGCAATTTAATGACCCTTGTAATCAAATATCTACAGAAATTGCCAATTATCAGCCGATACCGATCAAGCAGATCAGATTGGTATAAAAACTGGCTGTTGGAGGGACGGAAATCATCATGCATATGATATTAACAGCATTAACTCTGGGCTCGAATCAAATGTACATTGATAGGGTTGGTGAGGGAAGGGGGGCGACCCATgcagtgaataatgtcatgaaAATCCACAAGTGACTCCCTCcctaaaaagtttgaaaattgcCGGTACATAGAGATGCCAAACCACTACTTTTCTTGTAAATGGAGCTCCTCTCCTCACGTCAGCATAGTTCCTTTGCACCAAGATGTCAAGAGGATGCTGTAGTCCTCCTGGTATGCATGTCTTGGCCACTAGGAGGCagtataatttatatatataaaattgataaaaacctcAAATTCACCTTTCACCCAAGATGATTAGGATTTGGGAAACCCATTTGCACCTgcgttttagcttcctggctgatgtcttgctttgcggcactaaggaTGTAAccagcgtttaaagtgcatgttttgtatcAATCATTTCTTCAGCCATTGTTTCATTTGTTGTATTATTTGCTAGCTATATTTCCCTTTCCATGGCCAGATCATTTTGGTTTCAATATGACATTGTGATTGTGCATGACATTTTGACTAATGACTCGCCTACACCTGTCATTGTGTGTACAGAAACAGCACATGCACgcgtacacagacacacacacacacacacacacacaacgggAAGCAAGCAGGGCAGCAAATGTCAATGatcaaatattaaaacattGGTTGCACATCTGTGCTTCTAATAATGTCGGACTCACGCATAAATGTACTATTGCATTCCCCTCCAAGTCCTCCCACATTTGACGCACCCTCCACGGGCCGCAATGTTGCGTGTGAAGGAAGATCAATGTGGGAAGCGCTCCACGGAATCACAATAAGCAGTAGTGAACGTGACGTCATCGTTCACTCGGGGTCAGAACGTGTTACACGTTAGAAGGAAGTCGTATATATGAAGCCGACGCGGCCATGTAGGTTAAAATGGGTAAATACAGCACTGACACAGAACATCAGTTCATTTGCACAGGGGTGAGCAAAGGGTAGAGGACGGCTAGGCAACATGGCTTCTATTTCCAACCATgacttgtattatttttagtttgaaCCCTATAAAACATTGAGATTTACGTGTCCTTGATACATTTTCAGTCCACCTTACGGGTATCACACCAAACTACATAATCAACATCGCAACTTTCCAACTTACATTAGAAAGGACGAAATTGCTACTCTTGTTCAatccatttgatttatttaacaAGAATCAATAGGTATTACAGGAAAGACTTCACTACAAGATTAATGAAGAAATTAGGACTGATTTCATCcttgtaaatcaggggtggaaaaaaaaaaaaacctcaggaaATACTTTGCTTCATCCCAATTACGCTTCAAAAACATTTACTTTACACACTCAAACCgtcttaaaaatattcacctTTATTCAAGTGACTCaccatttttataatttaaccTTTCTTGAAAAGCAATTTTAGTGACTTATTTTACAGTCGTATTTTTCTGAAATGGGGTAACACATGGGATCCTCAACATTTTTGGAACAGAGCTACttcttattttctttaataattAATTGTTCTCAATGGGAAGATAAAGATCATGTTAACCATTTCTCATTAAGGTAAAATATCAATACACAACATTATTTCTATACTCTCGCAATTAGCAGGGAAAGGAACTGGGGCAGACTGTGAATGCGGATAATTGCGCACAGACccccatcagaaaaaaaaaattaatttaaaatgggaATAAAAAACTGCAGATAGGTTAATCTACAGTTCTGAATTGCAAGTATGCAGGGAGTCCACTAGGgagctatttttaaaatgggccagAGGGCAACTTGTGTGGTCCTACGTGATGCGCATGGGCACCACGTTGATGACCACTAAACTAACGTCAAAGGACTTTCTAAGCAAGGTAAAATATGCACTTataaatttgaataaatgagCCTGTATTATGATTAATTCCGTCTTGGCTGGAGTTAGTATTTCCAGTACAACATGAGGCATAGGTATAGAGCATGTGtttattttggtcttttcaAATAGGTGAGAGATGatgcacacaaaagaaaaacaaaataatcaccGTGTTCCAAGCACAAGTTACAGTTCAAATCTTTATGTTAACAAGGGACATTAATGGCAATGCGAGGCAAAAGTACAGGGGAGTGGCGCCTTTCAAAGTGCGGACATAATCGAAAGAAGGCCCGGCCGGATTTGTTAAATCATCTAATTTGTCATCGAGTCGGACTGTCGAGGCTTTTGGTTAGCTAAACACCCCCGCAATAAATACGTTTGAATGTGGCCTGAACAATAGCTGTTAAAAGAAGAGGATCAATAGAAAATGTGGATGGAAAACGTCCTTTACTGTAGTTCATGTAATTCTACAGGCTGAGTACAATGTGATGTTACAAGCTGGAGCCAGTGAAGCTACACACAGTATCGGAAGAGTAACAGTTGACATTCACACAACACATTCTCTAGCGATCATCCCAAGGGGGGCCAGGGGGCAGTagtctgacaaaaacaaacaaaaacaaatccaaactTGAACAATGACGTCTTCTCTAGTCCTTCTAATGGCGGCGAAACCAAACTGGACGTTACAGCTAGTGAACAACAATAAGAACTACGAGGtggccaaacaaaaatgcccTCTACATTTTCTGCCTCTCTTTACATTTTAGAACAGCCGTGTTAAATCCCCTCAATGCACCTTTGACAAGTTCCTTCCACTTAAATACAAACGATGTATTACGGCCCCCTCCGCTCCCCACCcgcaaaaaaatgacatctctGGCTCGCAAAGTATAAAAATTGTTGACCCCACCCTGGACCTATTATAACAcacatttctcaaaaaaaagtgtagggacccccccccatccccaccccccccaGAACAACCCCACATCCTGTATGGGCCCACTTTTTATGAGATATCACATCATAACACATGGTAATCtccccactaaaaaaaaaaaagctcattgaGCTGCTCTGGTCAATGGGacctcctccccccaccccaccccaccccccaaaattttCTGGACCCCGTCTTGCCTCCTCTACCAGAAGTCCCGGCGGTGATACGCATCTGGGTCACAGTACTTCGTCACCACTACTCTGTTGGCAAACTTTCTTCCTGTCAGGCCCTGCATGGCTTTCTGAGAGTCGAACACTGACATGAACTCCACAAATATCTGCAGGGGTGAGAACAAAATTGTTGTAGAGGGGACAACCTCATCTGGTGTTACAAAATTTCACAAATTTGGAAATTTTCCATGGGTATTAATGGGGATAAACCAGGAACTAGCAAAACTGAAGGTTGGCTCTAAACGATGAATGTCAGTATATTTTGGGGAATTTTATTTTCCCACAAAGGTGCGTTGCtacttttacatttcatttgagatgcattttttttttaaagaactcaTTCACATGAAGGATGGCAGAAAATATGTGActtgtttaaagaaaaataacagcTACTAAATTATCCACATTTCAGAGAACAAGAACTCCATGCCAAAGctttgcagttaaaaaaataaatacatttgatttaAGATCATAATGGCTGAATttgccaaaatgtatttaaagtgATACTGTTGGCTGTTATCGGAATTTCTCTTTCCTACTGTAAATTCTGGCTGTTTTGATGTGCTCACACATCTGTACAAATGTCatgctttttaaattgcatgatGTTATATGGCTGTCtcgtgacaaaataaaaatatttagacttatgtaatttatttcataaatttccCTTCTTAAGTTCCCATGGAAATTTTCCAACCCCCTCGCAGCTTCTGTCTCACCTTCCCGGTGCCGGGCACTTCCAGACCGTCGACAGGTCGCGGGATCTCGATGCTTTTAACTTGGCCGTACTTGCTGCACTCGTCCCGGACATCCTCCACGATCTCCTCATACTCTTCATCGTCCAGCAGCTCTTCGGGGGCCACCATGTTCATTAGGCACAGCACCTCGGTGGGCAGGCCGCCCATTTGGGTAACTGTGCTATTCAGGCCGGGCACCTGCAGTGTGACTGGGGTCTGGTTTATGCTGGTCTGCAAAGGAAGTACAACAGTGttacaacaaaatacaaaaataagcagctaagagaatggatggaaagataAATAAGAATCATTCCTTCCAAAATGTTTATATTAACAGCTAAAGGGACACGAAATCCTAATTTCTTTGGGCATCAATACACTGCCAGACTaatcaaaatacagtattgtattttctgcactataaggcgcaccttcaatgaatgacctattgtaaaaaaaaaaaaatccatataaaaggcgcaccgcattataaggtgcatagaatagattgtacagtagaggctggggttatgttatgcaccCGTTACATGGGCTGCGCTACAGGCTCAATATTAACCCATATATAAGGcgtacctgattataaggcccactgccggcttttgagaaaattaaaggctcttaggggcgccttatagtgcggaaaatatggtacactGATTATTACTGCATTCTTGGAATAAGAAGTGATATCAAAACTACAATAACATGCTGCGTTGTTCAAAGCATTTGAGTACACCTAGTTTGTTAAAAACTGTCAGGCCGTCAGCATCCAAGATAAGATCATTGACCGTGGAATATCCCAGTTAGCATGTATTGCTGTAAATTTAAAGCCCCAACAGAGGTTTTCACTCTCCAACTGCTGGTGACAGAAAAAGATCAAACTACCTATAATGGTCTTTAATGCTCCGTATATATAAGCAACTCCACACACATACCAGAGTGGCGTTTTTGGATCCCACACTGGCTCGCTGCACCAGGAGCTTCTTGTCTCCCAGTTGCATGCCGTTGAGGCCAGCAATAGCCTAAAATGCAATGAAGGGAAACCTTGAAAATGCTCAATGACGCACATAATCACTTTGATCGTTCGTGTTGAACCGACTGCCTACCTGGTCATTGAGGTTGACATCGACATATTCACAGAAGGCGTATCCTTTAGACAGGCCTGTGGCACTGTCCTTCACCAGGTTAAAGGCCTTCAGAGGGCCAAATGATGTCAACAGCTCTTTCACCTGGTGAACAAAAATTTCATAATGATATCCATGAGTGAGCGGGATTCAAAACGAATGGAAAGCTACTTGAGCAGGTGTTCAATACCCTGTTGTTACGCTGGATATCAagaatattggggaaaaaaaaaaaaaaaaaaaaaaacgcttgctAAAAAGCCGTTCAAGTATTTAACGATATCCTCCAAGTGTGCCGACCAGTGAGAGTATACTAGTACGTGGACCTCAAGCAGGATATCAGATAAAAGAGCAAACGGCTTGCCGCAGAGGTCAGCCTGTTTACGGTCCAACCACAAACCTGGTCGTCATTCAGGTAGTTGGGCAACCCGCCGATGAAGAGCTTGTGGGCCGAGTCGGGCACCACTGTGGAGACCACTCCTGTGTTGACAACAAGACCTTTGAGGACAGCAAACAGTGGCAGCTCCAATATATATTTTCTCAAATGGTGTATGAATGATGCCAACAGGAGTAGTAATAGTAAAAACCATTAATTGTCTGTGTACCAGGCACATAGACACTGGGGTTCTCGCTCATGCCCGGCAGTGGCTGGTAATCGTGTGGACGGCGAATTTTAAGGCTCTGCCCTTGGAAGATGATGCCATCAAAAGCCATTGCCTGGGTTGTCTCATCCACTGAGCGGAACTGGACAGGAAAGCGCAAGTTATTCCATGTGAATTTTCAAAGAGCTGTCCACACATACAGTTAGGCCCAAAAACATTTGGACAGTGAAAGGTTTGGTTATCTTAGGTCATATATATCAAACTAAACATTATATTCACTTTTCACTCTAtaccagacaaaattgtatttctAAAAGGTTAATTTTGCCACCAATGTTCTGCGTAGTGCAAAATTgttaaacatgacaaaaaacctttttgaaaaaaaaaaaaaaggattttcatAAATTGGATTTGGAGATATTCTTCATTTACTTAAATAGTGTGATAGATGATTGAGGAGCagtgtgtttttcttcacattacCGTTATGATGCCAGGGCAATACGTAATAAATAGTTAAGCAATATGTTGAGGAGGACAGTTACAttcattttacattacatttagtTGTTAGCGCGTCACAGTACAGATTACCAATGGTCTAAAACATACTGCAAAAGCAAtccaggagttttttttttttttaaagaaatgaagTGGAATGGATTGAACCTCATGAAGATTGTGGCACTGTCCACAAATGTCTGGGCCTAACTGTACACATAATATACAGAGAAAGAACGTACCTCAAGGAAGGCAAAATTCTTATCTTGATTGATCTGCACAGCAAGCACAGGGTTTCCTGGGGCCTGAGTAAGACCACCCAAACGCATCTGAGCGTTAAAGAAGTCCATCATTGACTCCTGGAAACGAGAGATTCAAAATTCACAAATGCGGAACCATTTCTAAAAGTGGATCGAAGGTTGAATGCTGTCTCGTGTCACACCTCAGTGATACCAAAGGGAATGTTTCCCACGTAGAGCCTGCGAGCCTGTCGTGTCATCTGGCTACCCACGACGGGTACAGGGGTGGGAGTGACAGCCAGGCCATCTGGAGTCATGGTGGGCAAGAGGGCTGTAGCTGGGATTTGGCCAGCAGCTGCGGGGACAAATCAAATCAGATTTACAGGTATGTCCTTAAGGATGaggtaatattaaaaaaaaaaaaaaaaagtcaacactaATGTGCCAGCAACTTTGCTAATTTATCAATTTTACAGGTACTGTTAAATCTTCAGGGCCCTTCTCTTTGCTGACTTAACATGATAatgtattaatttcagtttgttttttgtaccgTTCTCCGTCCGGCTGTGTTGAATTTTCTCTCTAGACGAACAACTTGCTGTCCATACTTGGTTACTCTCAGCCGTACTGAACGTCGTTCTAGTGAGACTTCAGCAAAAATTGTACTGTAGAACCAATCACTTATTCGTTTCTTTTGtgataaaaatgtaacagtGGCTTCCCACCGGTTTAGCATGGCTTGCATCTTCTCCTGTTTATTACTAGTGGTCTTCGTTTTGTGAAATCGATACTTGTCACAATTGTGGTTCATTCGCCGGCATGTGGGCGATAATTTGTGACTTTTATAGCCACATTAACCAGTCAGGTGCACACAAGGATctgcccacaccaaagacaGGCAGGttagaagttttttttgtttcattttgttttacatgGAGGAATATACGATGACATCAGCAAACATGACTGCAATTGGTTGGTAGAGTCCAAATCTTGTGTCAGGCAGTCACTTGCCCTTGTTGTTTGAGGTCAAGTGTGTCATCTCGCCCTCACCAGTCTGTGTttcattcggcttgtccctttcagggtcgccacagcgtatcatctcagatgaacgcatatatatgtttggcacaatttttacaccagatgcccttcctgatgcaacccttcctagggagtggaggccccagtgggatacgaacccacaatccctggtttaccaaaccagtgatctaaccactgagctacggggcctcatctCGCCCTCAccagaacatttttaatttccccTGAGCAGCGAAACACATGGCAGCTGTCTGTAACACAATACAGCTAAACCGGAACACCAAACATCTCTGCATCTTATACGACCCAAAGTGGCCAAAGTGTACACACCAGAAGGCGCAGTACAACGTCCCGTGAATTGTAGCATTCAATCATGATAACAAAACAGTTGAATTCATTCTATTCCATATAGAAATATCATTATTACAGTTTGCATAAGTATACAGtgttatatttttgcattaaaaaacaGGTCGGGAGTTTAGAGATTGAAACACTAATGGCATGTCCATCATTTTGATGGTGAACATTGTTTTGAGATATTAATTCTTTGAGTTATATGGTCACAGAACAAACTAACTTCATAAATCAAGGCACCACTTCAGTATGTCAACACAGAAGGGAACACAAGtaaacagggttcatactccaAAAATTTAAgagctttttaggggcattcttaggggctgacacgaaaaatttagggccatcgtgggaaatcaagactcacccaatggtgccatcggctcttcttggttcatcaaaggttccagtacctcagtacctgtgatagtgatcacctgtcgccccttgtggtagttctcattgatatgaccattgccAATGACTTTACacaacagtctacagaaaaacagattctaactacaattgcaactacagacacaaatgtcttctactgatgtctgtctcagcacccctactctagctccttgagcctacccagtgcctcctctatttgttgctccagaggtgccaaagtgggtctcttgtcctttgctctgcctctgagtgcattggcctctgtgataaacctcagattcctcttttcttctgcctcctcacacagcctgtcagccttctcaataagcgtacatatgtcagtctctattctcgcttttttggctttgaggcagtggagatgaaaagtgggcaggtacgaagtcttcctttccccacaatggtagtttttagcaatgtcactgtctgggaacatgactccAAAccctttcgaattattttcacaagatttgtaaccgtaatggctgcagatcacttttaaagtccacacgatctctgcctttaacgagtccgtcttcgtgtcttgaactacgttcataaagcctgacttctggctggttaagtcgatgactggacaactgttgGTAtgcatgcactgccagtaccactgcctgaagttgatgcttcactatcttgatatttttttaacagattcataccaacgtaAGATGAGttttcgccaaatcagcgtgtgtcccgtttttccggtgcgactccagcgctttgacgcccatcttttcgaGCTGGTAACTCTGTTTTCACAGATAGCAGTAAaccatgtgccgatcttttggatctcgacgaacccagctcccgaactccttactttcaacccaagcatattgaaaaatgcacttcccccatgatacaagttggatcgatgaaagaactacgctacgtcgtaacgaagacgaagtgaaatgcctactcacagaaacaaacaatggaatatcgacaagacgGCGACTAgatgtcaacacggtgacttccgttgacaatttctggctgttttggacgccagacgaatcgctattttttttcaaataaaagataatttttttagggagaattttggcggtagaggtcctccctttgatttttttttttttttttttaatttaaggcctttttagtgGTTTGACccgttttcgcggatttttaaggacttttaggagcccctaaatgcacctcagaaaattttggggtttttaggaacttttagggccgcgtgcgaaccctgagtACAACAATCACAGACAGACAAATGGAGGGACTACCTTGCATGGCTTTGTACTGCATGGGGCTGATGTTTTCAAAACCGGGTGGTGGGACATCCCAGTATTTCTTCAcctttatcttctttttctcaCGGTGTGGGGAACGACTGTGGGATACACACAGGGGACGTGGAATTAGGGTAAAAATCTTCAGCAGAAAAAGTAAATCCAAGATCGTGCCAAAACGCAAACAATGCATCACGATTTGGAGGTGTTtatgtcaaacaaaacatggcaGCAATTTATGACAATTTACACACAATTCTGGTGTTTGTAGTTCCGTAGGCGGGTCATGTGACTGTGTCATAAAGCATCTTTGTGTTCAATTTGCTGTATTACCTTGCAGTATTGTCCTGTGGGTAGCTCGGTGGTGAGCTGAAATGACATTGGAGGTATTTCACAAAAGGATTCTCTAACATGTAAACTTCTAAACGTCTAAGGAGTCATGTCCGACACAACTGGCAGTACTTCTGATTTCAGCTTGGGTCAGCAACATTGTGCTACTTTATACTTCCTGCCACTAACCAAAAGTGTCTGGATGCTTTGGTATGTGTGCAATTCTGTAATATGCAGAAAGACAATGGCTTGCTATTAAACTACTTAAACTGTTTCTCACttaatcctgaaaaaaaaaatggctaatttCCCCATGATTAAATTGCGACAGATTTGGAAAAATTGGTTTGCTAAACTGTGTGCTAACAGCATCAGAAATTGTGAAAAGGAGGAAAACAATCCCAACCACAGCAACTGctgttaacattttaacatctCAAGTAGGGATTGACATCATTTGAGCATCGTCATGGCAATGTAGGGGTGCACAATAGTCACCTAAGAGGGTCTTGTGTAATCTTGGTGAATTAATATGCAGACAGTTATCTGCAATATTAATAAGTCGCCATCAGAAGGACTTTGTTGGGCATGCTAATAAGATTAGCACTTATGTTATGGTAAAGTGTAACCTTTCAAACAAGACAGCAGCCCAAAGTGTTACTTTACTTAATTGCATGACAACTATTAATGCGGAGACAGGAAACAATGACATGCCCGCATGTAATGTTTCTCTCTGCAGAATTccacaaatggatggatg
It encodes:
- the u2af2a gene encoding U2 small nuclear RNA auxiliary factor 2a isoform X4, producing the protein MSDFDEFERQLSENKQAERDKENRHHRRSGSRSRSRDRKRRSRDRDRRSRDRRGDSKDRRHRRSSPPSYPQDNTASRSPHREKKKIKVKKYWDVPPPGFENISPMQYKAMQAAGQIPATALLPTMTPDGLAVTPTPVPVVGSQMTRQARRLYVGNIPFGITEESMMDFFNAQMRLGGLTQAPGNPVLAVQINQDKNFAFLEFRSVDETTQAMAFDGIIFQGQSLKIRRPHDYQPLPGMSENPSVYVPGVVSTVVPDSAHKLFIGGLPNYLNDDQVKELLTSFGPLKAFNLVKDSATGLSKGYAFCEYVDVNLNDQAIAGLNGMQLGDKKLLVQRASVGSKNATLTSINQTPVTLQVPGLNSTVTQMGGLPTEVLCLMNMVAPEELLDDEEYEEIVEDVRDECSKYGQVKSIEIPRPVDGLEVPGTGKIFVEFMSVFDSQKAMQGLTGRKFANRVVVTKYCDPDAYHRRDFW
- the u2af2a gene encoding U2 small nuclear RNA auxiliary factor 2a isoform X6, which produces MSDFDEFERQLSENKQAERDKENRHHRRSGSRSRSRDRKRRSRDRDRRSRDRRGDSKDRRHRRSRSPHREKKKIKVKKYWDVPPPGFENISPMQYKAMQAAGQIPATALLPTMTPDGLAVTPTPVPVVGSQMTRQARRLYVGNIPFGITEESMMDFFNAQMRLGGLTQAPGNPVLAVQINQDKNFAFLEFRSVDETTQAMAFDGIIFQGQSLKIRRPHDYQPLPGMSENPSVYVPGVVSTVVPDSAHKLFIGGLPNYLNDDQVKELLTSFGPLKAFNLVKDSATGLSKGYAFCEYVDVNLNDQAIAGLNGMQLGDKKLLVQRASVGSKNATLTSINQTPVTLQVPGLNSTVTQMGGLPTEVLCLMNMVAPEELLDDEEYEEIVEDVRDECSKYGQVKSIEIPRPVDGLEVPGTGKIFVEFMSVFDSQKAMQGLTGRKFANRVVVTKYCDPDAYHRRDFW
- the u2af2a gene encoding U2 small nuclear RNA auxiliary factor 2a isoform X5; the protein is MSDFDEFERQLSENKQAERDKENRHHRRSGSRSRSRDRKRRSRDRDRRSRDRRGDSKDRRHRRSRSPHREKKKIKVKKYWDVPPPGFENISPMQYKAMQAAGQIPATALLPTMTPDGLAVTPTPVPVVGSQMTRQARRLYVGNIPFGITEESMMDFFNAQMRLGGLTQAPGNPVLAVQINQDKNFAFLEFRSVDETTQAMAFDGIIFQGQSLKIRRPHDYQPLPGMSENPSVYVPGTQTINGLVVNTGVVSTVVPDSAHKLFIGGLPNYLNDDQVKELLTSFGPLKAFNLVKDSATGLSKGYAFCEYVDVNLNDQAIAGLNGMQLGDKKLLVQRASVGSKNATLTSINQTPVTLQVPGLNSTVTQMGGLPTEVLCLMNMVAPEELLDDEEYEEIVEDVRDECSKYGQVKSIEIPRPVDGLEVPGTGKIFVEFMSVFDSQKAMQGLTGRKFANRVVVTKYCDPDAYHRRDFW
- the u2af2a gene encoding U2 small nuclear RNA auxiliary factor 2a isoform X1, whose translation is MSDFDEFERQLSENKQAERDKENRHHRRSGSRSRSRDRKRRSRDRDRRSRDRRGDSKDRRHRRSSPPSYPQDNTASRSPHREKKKIKVKKYWDVPPPGFENISPMQYKAMQAAGQIPATALLPTMTPDGLAVTPTPVPVVGSQMTRQARRLYVGNIPFGITEESMMDFFNAQMRLGGLTQAPGNPVLAVQINQDKNFAFLEFRSVDETTQAMAFDGIIFQGQSLKIRRPHDYQPLPGMSENPSVYVPGTQTINGLVVNTGVVSTVVPDSAHKLFIGGLPNYLNDDQVKELLTSFGPLKAFNLVKDSATGLSKGYAFCEYVDVNLNDQAIAGLNGMQLGDKKLLVQRASVGSKNATLTSINQTPVTLQVPGLNSTVTQMGGLPTEVLCLMNMVAPEELLDDEEYEEIVEDVRDECSKYGQVKSIEIPRPVDGLEVPGTGKIFVEFMSVFDSQKAMQGLTGRKFANRVVVTKYCDPDAYHRRDFW
- the u2af2a gene encoding U2 small nuclear RNA auxiliary factor 2a isoform X3, yielding MSDFDEFERQLSENKQAERDKENRHHRRSGSRSRSRDRKRRSRDRDRRSRDRRGDSKDRRHRRSSPPSYPQDNTASRSPHREKKKIKVKKYWDVPPPGFENISPMQYKAMQAAGQIPATALLPTMTPDGLAVTPTPVPVVGSQMTRQARRLYVGNIPFGITEESMMDFFNAQMRLGGLTQAPGNPVLAVQINQDKNFAFLEFRSVDETTQAMAFDGIIFQGQSLKIRRPHDYQPLPGMSENPSVYVPGLVVNTGVVSTVVPDSAHKLFIGGLPNYLNDDQVKELLTSFGPLKAFNLVKDSATGLSKGYAFCEYVDVNLNDQAIAGLNGMQLGDKKLLVQRASVGSKNATLTSINQTPVTLQVPGLNSTVTQMGGLPTEVLCLMNMVAPEELLDDEEYEEIVEDVRDECSKYGQVKSIEIPRPVDGLEVPGTGKIFVEFMSVFDSQKAMQGLTGRKFANRVVVTKYCDPDAYHRRDFW
- the u2af2a gene encoding U2 small nuclear RNA auxiliary factor 2a isoform X2: MSDFDEFERQLSENKQAERDKENRHHRRSGSRSRSRDRKRRSRDRDRRSRDRRGDSKDRRHRRSSPPSYPQDNTASRSPHREKKKIKVKKYWDVPPPGFENISPMQYKAMQAAGQIPATALLPTMTPDGLAVTPTPVPVVGSQMTRQARRLYVGNIPFGITEESMMDFFNAQMRLGGLTQAPGNPVLAVQINQDKNFAFLEFRSVDETTQAMAFDGIIFQGQSLKIRRPHDYQPLPGMSENPSVYVPGTQTINGVVSTVVPDSAHKLFIGGLPNYLNDDQVKELLTSFGPLKAFNLVKDSATGLSKGYAFCEYVDVNLNDQAIAGLNGMQLGDKKLLVQRASVGSKNATLTSINQTPVTLQVPGLNSTVTQMGGLPTEVLCLMNMVAPEELLDDEEYEEIVEDVRDECSKYGQVKSIEIPRPVDGLEVPGTGKIFVEFMSVFDSQKAMQGLTGRKFANRVVVTKYCDPDAYHRRDFW